One part of the Ursus arctos isolate Adak ecotype North America unplaced genomic scaffold, UrsArc2.0 scaffold_16, whole genome shotgun sequence genome encodes these proteins:
- the LOC130543863 gene encoding ral-GDS-related protein-like produces the protein MTARDRAMVVEHWIKVAKACQALRNYSSLHAILSALQSVSIHRLENTWGKVSRKPLRIFQKLCSKDTAQGRNLLIKDTGCRALPWHFPHQVADVGYCSGGLSGGG, from the exons atgacagcccgggacagggccatggtggtggagcactggatcaaggtggccaag gcctgtcaagccctgaggaactactcctccttacatgccatcctctcggctctgcagagtgtctccattcaccgtctcgagaacacgtgggggaaggtttccag gaagccattgaggatctttcaaaagctgtgcagcaaggacactgcacagggcaggaacctgctcatcaag gacacagggtgtcgtgcccttccttggcactttcctcaccaagTTGCTGATGTTGGATACTGCAGTGGAggtctatctggaggtgggtga